A window of Aeromicrobium duanguangcaii genomic DNA:
CCGACGAAACTGGTGTCGTACGCCCAGGCCGCCGAGGAGGCGGGGTTCCCCTTCGCCGTCATGAGCGACCACTTCAACCCGTGGCTCAAGGAACAGGGTCACAGCCCGAACGCGTGGGTGACCCTCGGCGCTGTCGCCCAGGCGACGCAGACGCTCGAGCTGATGACGTACGTGACGTGCCCGATCGGGCGGTATCACCCGGTCGTGGTGGCGCAGCAGGCCGCGACGCTCGGGGTCCTGAGCGAGGGACGCTTCTCGCTGGGCCTGGGCGCGGGCGAGAACCTCAACGAGCACGTCATCGGCGAGGGCTGGGACCCGGTCAACGTGCGCCATGAGCGGTTCTCCGAGGCGCTCCAGATCATCAACGAACTCTTCGACGGCGGGTACGTGAACTTCGTCGGCGACCACTATCGCGTCGACTCCGCGAAGCTCTGGGACCTGCCGGAGTCGCGGGTGCCCATCGGTGTGGCGGTCAGTGGCCCGCAGTCGATCGAGGTCGCTGCTCCGTGGGCCGATTTCATGATCGCGGTCGAGCCCGACGGCGATGCGGCCATGGCGTTCGACGAGGCGACCCGCGCGAAGACGCCGGCACGCAAGGTCGGTCAACTGCCGATCTCGTGGGACGCCGACGCGGACCGGGCCGTCACCCGGGCCCATGAGCAGTTCCGTTGGTTCGCCGGTGGGTGGAAGGTCAACGCCGAGCTGCCCGGCCCGTCGGCGTTCGACGCCGCCACTCAGTTCGTCCGGCCTGAGGACGTGGCCGACCAGATCCCCTGCGGCAACGACATCGACGCGCTGATCGAGGCCGTGCGGCCGTTCGCCGACGCGGGGTTCACCGACCTCGCGCTGATCCAGATCGGCGACGAGGGGCAGGACCCGTTCTTCGAGGCGGCGCCCGACCTCCTCGCGGCTCTGGGGGAGGAGTTCGGCGCCTGAGCCCGGTTGCCGCCGCCGCTGGATGGTCCGCGATCATCGTCCGATGAGTTCCATACGGCTGGTGACGATGGATGACGCCGCTGAACTCGCGGCGTTGTTCGCGACGAATCGCGGCTTCCTGGCGCCGTGGGAGCCTGACCGGGAGGACGACTTCTTCTCGACCGACGGACAGCGTGCAGTCCTCGAGGAAGCGCTGGAGCGCCACGGCCAAGGACTCACGTACCCGCACGTGATCCTCGACGCCTCAGCTCGCATCATCGGGCGGATCAATCTGGGAAACGTGGTGCTGGGCCCCTTCCAGTCGTGCGGCGTCGGGTACTGGGTGAGCCAGCATGCCAACGGTCGTGGCCACGCCAGCGCAGCGCTGCAGGCGATCAAGAACGTGGCCTTCGCCGATCTCGGGCTCCACCGCATCGAGGCAGGCACCTTGGCTCACAACGTCCGATCACAACGCGTTCTGGAGAAGAACGGGTTCGTTCGGTTCGGGGTGGCGCCGGCCTACCTCAAGATCGCCGGGAGCTGGCAGGACCACACCATGTTCCAGGCGCTCAACCCCCACCACCACTGAGCGGTGGACCACGAGGGGACGACGTCGTCCGGCACCCCTGGGAGAGTGCTCGACATGCGTCCCGCCCGTCCAGACTCGTACCGACGGCTCGGTGTCGGAGCGATCGCGTTGCTCACCGTTCTCGCCCTGGTGGGCGGTGGCTACTGGTGGACGCACCCCCAGGCCCTCTCCCATGGGGCCGAGATCGGCGGCGAGCTCGCGGTGGGAGAGACCCAGGTCTTCGACATCGCGGATCACCTGGCGGGGTACGACGAGACCAGCCGCGTGCTCCGCATCGAGCCGCACATCGTGCGTGACGAGACGGCTGCGCGCTACGAGTTCGTGACGTGTGTCCTGAAGGATGCCGATGATGGAATCGGCGCGACGGACGAAGGGGATATTCCTCGACTCTGTGCCAGCACGCGGCCCACGGCCGGGGCATCGTTCGGTCTGCAGGACGGGAGGCGTTCGCAGCTGCTCATGAAGCTGACCGCCACGAAGCCCGGACGGCTCGAGATCGACGGCGCGGACGTCACCTATCGCCGTTCTGGCCGGCACCTCTTCCAGACCGGCACCCAGCAGTCGGGAACCGTCATGAAGCTGACCGCCAAGTAGGACCTTCTTCGCCGTCCATCCGGGCACCAGTCGACGTGGACAGCAGCGGACGTTGGAGATCATTCCGAGGAACTGGGCGGCAACCAGCTCGGCGTCGGCACTCTGGGCTGTGCACGATCAACCGCGTTGGCTGGTGGCCGGGCCGGCGGCGAATCTTCTGCTCTACGGCTCGATCGTCATGCGCTGGACGTGGGGACCCACGAACTCATAGCGTGAGTGACCTCGGAACGCTCCAGCACGTTCCCGGCGGGGTCGCGAACGACGAGGCGGACGCGGGCCTCGACGGTTCCGTCCGAGCGATCCTTGATGTCCCGCACGATGGTCGTCGGTCGGATCTCGTTCCACTGCCGCTCCCAGTAGGCCCCCACCTCGTCCCGACCGGCCAACCGCCCGCCTTCCCAGCCGTTGGGCCAGTCGACGTCCGGCGCCATCGCCGCGAGGACGGCGTCGAGGTCTCGATCGTTGAACGACTGGTAGAGGGCCCGGACGTGGTCGGCGCGTGCAGAGGTCATGGCGCTGATGATGGTCAACGAGGGCGCGGCTTGTTCGTCCGTCGGGTGGCCGGTGCGCTGCGCGGATCGTCGGGCCAGGAGTGCTTGGGGTAGCGGCCGCGCAGGTCCGCCCGCACGGCCGGGTAGCCGGTGTCCCAGAAGGAATCGAGGTCCGCCGTGATGGCTGCGGGGCGGCGGGCGGGGGAGAGCAGGTGCAGCAGGAGCGGCACCCGGCCACCGCCGAGGACGGGCGCGGATGACCAGCCGAAGACCTCCTGCAGCCTGACCGCGAGCACGGGTTGCTCCTGGGAGTAGTCGATCCGCACGACCGATCCGCTGGGGACCTCGACGCGCTCCGGGGCCAGCTCGTCGAGCCTGCTGGCCTCGGGCCACGGCAACAAGGCCCGCAGCGCGCCGAGGATGTCGATGCGGCGGAGGTCCTGCGCCGACCGGACGCGCGCCAGCTGCGGCCCCAGCCATGACTGGAGGTTCTGGGTCAGCGCCTCGTCACTGACGTCGGGCCACGGGTCGCCCAGCGCTCGGTGCAGGAAGTCGAGCCGAGCGCGCAGCGCTGTGGCCGCCTCCGACCAGGTGAAGAGACCGATTCCCTCGCTCTCCAGCGCCTCCCGGATGGCCGCGGTCACGGCCTCGGCCGGTGGATCTTCGAGCCGGACGGAGCTGAGCTCGATCGCACCCAACAGCGTGCGCCGGCGCGCCAGCACGCGCCCGCCGGTCCAGCTGACCTCGTCGACCTCGGTCCACAGCGACCCCGCCGCCTCCAGCGCAAGGTCCTCGGTCAGCGGGGCCGCCGACCGGATCCGGGCCTCCCGCTGTCCGGACCGCCGATCCGCATCACCGATCGCGAGCCACTCCAGGCCGGCCAGGGGACCGGGGTCGCGCTGATCGAGCGCTGCGCCCGTGCCGGAGGTCATCAGGTAGCTGGATGAGCCGGAGCGCTTCCGCGCGATCCGGTCCGGGTGTGCCAGCGCGACCACCAGCCCCACCGCCACGTCGTCGGTCAGTGCCGCGCCACGGCCGTGGGCGCCGTGCTCCTTCGCGATGGCCTCGAGCCGGGTCACCTGGGTGCGCCACGCGCCCGCCCGGTGACCACCGCGCAAGGAGCGGAGCGCAGCCACCAGGTCGGCTCCGGGAGCGCGGACGTCCTCGCTGAGCATTGCCACGACCTCGGCGGCCCGTCTCGTCCCGACGAGGCCGGCACCGTCGATGAGCGCCCGAGCCAACCGGGGATCGACGGGCACGCCGGCGATGACCCGGCCTCGAGGCGTGGCGCGTCCGTCCTCGGTGATCGCTCCGAGGTCCAGCAGCACCTGCCGAGCGGCCGACATGGCGTGCTCCGGCGGCTGGTCGAGCAGCGCCAGGTCGCGCACGTCGTCCGTGCCCCAGCACGCCACCTCCAGGGTGAAGGCGGTCAGGTCGGCGGTGGCGATCTCGGGCTCGGGATGAGCGGCCAGATGCGCGTGCTCCGCCTTGGACCAGCACCGCAGCACGGCGCCCGGACCCAGGCGACCGGCGCGTCCCGCGCGCTGCTCGGCCGAGGCCCGGCTCACGGCGACGGTGACCAGGGAGGCCAGTCCGCGACGGTGGTCGGTGCGGGGCTCGCGTGAGAATCCGGCATCCACGACGACGCGCACGCCGGGCACCGTCAGCGACGACTCGGCGACGGCGGTCGAGACGATCACGCGGCGACGCGGGCCCTCGGTGAGGGCGCGGTCCTGTTCGGCGCCGGACAGACGTCCGTGCAGGGGATGCACGTCGGCGTCGACGCTGGTGAGGCGGCGCATGGTCGCGTCGACCTCGGCGACACCCGGCACGAAGACCAGGACGTCGCCCTCGTGCTCGGCCAGCGCCCGGCGCACGGTCGCGGCGACGTGATCGTGGAAGGCCGGGGTGATGCCGCGGTCGTCGGTGCGGCGCGACCCCGGCGGCAGCGGGCACCAGACCGTCTCGACGGGGTGCAGGGCACCGGGGACGCTGATCACCGGAGCGCCACCGATCAGCGCGGCTGTCCGCTCGGCCTCGATGGTGGCCGACATCGCCACGAGCGCGAGGTCCTCGCGGAGGTTGGTCCGGATGTCGACGAGCAGCGCCAGGGTCAGGTCGGCGTCGAGATGGCGCTCGTGAACCTCGTCGAGCACGACGGCGCCCACGCCGACCAGCTCGGGATCGTGCTGGATCCGCCGGAGGAGCAGGCCCGTGGTGACGACCTCGACCCGCGTGCGTCGGCTGGTGCGCCGGTCTCCGCGGACCGAGTAGCCGACCGTCTCGCCCACCTGCTCACCCAGCAGGTGCGCCAACCGGCGGGCGGCGGCGCGCGCTGCGATGCGGCTGGGCTGGGTGACGACGACCCGTCCGGTGACGACGTTCGCGACCGCGGGCGGGACCAGGGTCGTCTTGCCGGTGCCAGGAGGAGCGTGGACCACCGCGATGCCGCTGGTGCGGAGCGCCTCGTCGAGCGCCGGCAGTCCCGCGGTGACCGGGAGGTCGGGCGGTGCGGCGAGCAGGCTGCGCAGCGGGTCGGACACTCCTGAAGTCTGCCCGACGCGGCTCGGGGCGCCGCCATGCGTCACGGATGATTCGTCTGCGGGCCCCGGGGTACAGGGATCAGGTGACCGATACCCAACACCCGTTCCTCTCGACGATCGGCGCTCCGACGCACGAAGCGGCCGACGGAAAAGCGACCCTGACCATGGATGCCGGCAGCGAGCATCTCAACCCCGCCGGCACGGTTCACGGCGGAATGCTCGCCACCTTGGTCGACACGACCATGGGCGCCGCCATCCTCAGCATCGTGGACGACGAGGTGCCCGCCACGAGCCAGCTGACGGTGACGTATCTCCGTCCCGGCAAGCCCGGTCCGCTCACGGTCACCGCCACGGTGCGCAAGCGCGGGGACCGGCTCACCATCTGTGAGGCTGAGATCGAGCAGGACGGGAAGTCGCTCGTGCACGCGCTGGCGACCTTCGCGCTGAAGGAGACCTGACAGGCATACCCGCGGTGCTGGATGTTGCCGCGTAGCTCATGTTCGGACTACAGGTGCACGCAATTCGATGTGCCGGCGGTGACAGTGAAACGCCTGCGCGCGGCCGACCTATCTGAGATTCTTTTTTCCCGTTGGTCGTGAGCCGATTCGACCGTTCGACGCGGGGATTCTCGGGGGCTGCTTGTGAAGACTGGAAACGATCGTCCGTCGCCGCGGCGTCGGACTGAGACCGGGCGACTGATCCTCGGGTCCCTGCTTGAGATGGGGATCAAGGCGTACGGAGTAGGTGCCGCCACGAGTGTCGCTATCGGCAATGCTGAGACAGCGGGCGGGAAGGGCGAGGTGGCGCTCAAGTCCGTCCCTACGCTTGCGAACAGGTACCACGACGCGAAGTTCGTGGTCGAGCACCGCGAGGAGATTCAGTCCGCGCTCGACTACCTCGAAAACCAGACGCCGGAACAAGTTGAACTCCAAGCGACTCTCGACAAGAGCTCCGGAACCCTCCGAAGCATCGAGACGACCTACGAGGAGTTCGAGCGAGCGCAGGACTCGCTACCCGATCCCATTGGTGCTGCCGGACACTTCAAGGAGGCTTGGGACGCCAAGCCGGACTTGGACTCCATCCGGCAACTCGTAGACACGGCCGAGAAGTTCGGTCCACTCTCTGACAAGGTCGAGATCCTGGTCCGCGCTTACTACAGAGCCATGTCGGCAGCGGTGGACAACTTTGCGAGCGACGAGATCGTCGCGACGATCACCGTCATGGCCCTGTCGATGGCGCTGGCGTTCGCCGTCGGGCGGGCCGTCGGATTCTGGGTCCGCAGGGGTCGGCCCGGCTTCTTGGCGCGGGCGCTTCAACGACTGGGCGCGCGCAGGTTCCGGGGGTGGTACGTGCGCAATCTCGAGTACGCGCTGGGCGACCCGGTTTACGAGGCGGCCCGTGAGCGGATGCAGCGAGACGTCGCGGCCAACCCGGAGGACGCGCTCGACGAAGAGACCCTCAAGGACCTCGAGGACTACTTCGCCATCAGGCTCAGGTACGCGACGACCCGGTGACCGACGAAACCGGAGAGGTGCTTCGGCTCAGGGACTGTCCTCGGTCAGTGCCGTGGGCGGCAGCCAGTCGGCGCCGAGGAGCTCAGCGAGCTCGGTGAGGCCGGTGGTGTCGCTCCCGGCCGTGTCGGAGGCGGCGGCGATCCGCTCGACCATGACCTTGCCGACGTGTTCCTCGACGGTGCCCTCGGCGTAGGCGATGTGCCACGGCGAGACCTGGTGGTCGCGGTGCGTCCGGCCGGTCACCTGGCGCCCGGCGATGCCCGAGAAGCGCGCTTGGTGGAAGACGCCGACCCGCGGCTCGGTGCTCGCTTGGCGGCCGTCGGCCAGGGTCTCGCCGGCGTGCAGGCTGATCGAGGCGACCGTCGTGAACACGCAGACCTTCGCCTGCCCGGTCTGGAACCGGAGCCGCTCGGCCTCGACGTCGAACCGGTCGCGGCCGTAGATCGTGGCGACCTCGATGCCGCTGTCGCGCAGTCGGTCGGCGATCGGGTCGGCGGCGGTGCCGACGAACTCGACGGAACAGGCCACCTGGCGCTCGGCCTCGACCTGCTGGGCGATCCAGGCGACGGTGGAGTCGACGCGGATCAGTCCCGCCTTCTGCCGGAAGCGCAGCAGCGCGGACCGGCCCTTCGCGACGCTGCGGCCGCGCCGGGCGATGTCCATCTCGCGGCAGAACTCGCCCCACTCGGCCTCGTAGGCGCTCCGCTCCGTCGGGGTGAGGGTCACGGGCATGCCCGAGATCGGCACCGGCCCCCACGGCGCGGCGCGGTGCAGCATCGCGGGCGGCTGCTCGTCGTTCAGCCAGCCGCGCACCAGCTTGAGATCGGCCGCGCGCTGGGCGGGATCGGTGGTCCAGGTCGCGCCGTAACGGCCGTGCTCCACGCCGACGCCGTGGCGCTCGAGCGCGGTGGCGAACGTCGCTCCGGGCTGCGTGGCGGAGGTCCAGTCCTTCATCGGCTCGTCGAGCACCTGCGCATAGGCCGGAGCGAGGTAGGGCAGCTCGAGTGGCGTGTGTCCGGGCGTCGCGGTCGTTGCGATGACGAACGGCGCCTTGTCGTGTGGCTTTCCGTGTCCCGAGATCCGCGCCCAGTGCTTCCACCGCTTCGTCGTCGTGCGTCGCAGCGCGTGCGCCTCGTCAGCGATGATCACGTCCCACGTGTGGTCCTTGACCTTCTCCAACCGGTCCCACGTGATCACCACCCACTCGAGGCCGCCGTCGCCCAGCGCCCCGATGGTGCGGCACCAGTGCCCGATGGTGATCGCGGCGGGCCGGTCGGCCACGACGAGCACCCGCTGAGCACCACGCAGGTCGCCCACCGCTGTCGCGCCGAGGACGGCCGAGATCGTCTTGCCCACGCCGGGCTCGTCGGCCAGCAGGAACTGTCGGCCGCCCGCAGCGGCCCGTGCCGCGATTGCGTCGGCTGCCTCGTACTGGAGTTGCCGGGGCTCGAGAGCGCCCGTCGCCTCGGGGCTCGGCGTCGCGTCGTCGGGGTTCAGCGAGTTCTCGATGAACCGACCGAGCGTGTACGGCCCGGGGGAGTAGGGAGCGAGGTGCGCGGGCAGGTCACGTCCTACGTGGAGATGGGTCTTGACCGCCGGGTGCCACGCGGCGCCGTCGACCTGGGTCCCGTACGGGACATCGAGCACCCACACCCGCTCACCCGGACCGGCCACCGGCAACGGCCGCGCCGGCTGTCGCGTCCCGCTGCGACGCGGGGACGCGCTGCGTCGACGAGTGCTGGATCGGCGAGAACTGGCCACCTCCGGACGTTACCGGCGCGGCCGGGTCGAACAGCGCTGGCTCGCCCAAGCCGGTGCGTGGTCAACTCGACAGTCTTTCCATTTCGTCACGGTCGGACGAAGACGCCCATGCGGCCGGCGGCGCGGAAGCCGTTCTTTTCATAGAAGGCCGACGCGGAGCTGTCACGGGCAGTCAGGAGATACCAGTGCCGCACGTCTGGGAGCTGTGCGGTGAGAGCTTCGAGGAGCAGGGTGCCGTGGCCCCTGCGTTGCTCGCTTGCACGGACGCACATCTCCTTCAGGAGGAAGTGATCGTCGGCTCCAGCGCGCTCCAGATGCCCGAGAGCGAACCCGAGGAGTTCGCCTTCGGAGTCCCACAAGCAGACACCGTGGGCACGAGGAGTGGCGAGGAAGTCGCCGAGCCGCTGCGCAGCATCGTCGGCTTTCCACGGTTCGTTCCACGGCGGCGCACTGAAAGTGTCGACGTAGAGAGAGACGCAAGCAGCGAGCACGTCAGTCGTCAGGGCTGCGATCACGCCTGAACCATGTCATGCCCGAATGGTCCGCGTTCGTTCAGAACACCGACCGGTAGGGCCAGTTCTCTGCCTCCGTCGCCACCATCGGTGCCACGATGGCGTCATGCGCCGCCACCGAGAGCCGAGTCACGCGGAGATGCTCGCCCAGGCCACTGATCGTCTCCACATCATGCAAGCCCTCGACAGCGCTCTGGAACGGTGGCCAGAGGTCTCAGCCCTTGCCTGGGAAGCAGAATCCACCGAAGAGTTCATCACCCAGCTCGGTGAACTGCTGGGGATCGACGAGACCCAAGCAACCGCTGTGGCAGATCTTCAACTCCGCCGGATCCCTCGCGAACAGAGGGCATGGATCCGGGCGCAGGTCGATGAAATCAAGGTCGAGCTCGCCCACTTGAGATCTACTGATCCCACGTAGCGCCGCCCTCGTGATTCAGCCAGCCGGAGGCGTTTCCTCACTGTCGGTCGACTTCGGCAGGCGGAACGTGGCCAGCAGGCCGATGAACAGCGCGAGTGCGGCGAAGCCCGTGGTGAGCTGACTGGCGTGGATCATCGCGTCGGTGGCCGCGTCCGCGATCGCGGTGCTGCCCTGCTGACGCTGCAGGCCCTCGATGGCGATGCCGGCCGAATCGGCGACGGCCTTGGTGAGCTTGTCGACGGTCTCACCGGGTAGGGACAGTGCCTTGAGGTTGGCCTCCGTGGTGCGGCCGAGGTTGGCGATGAGCAGACCGCCGAGGACCGCGACGCCGAGCGCCGAACCGAGCTGGCGGGCACTGGACTGCAGGCCGGACGCCTGGCCGCTCTCGTCGACGGGGACGTCCTTGAGCAGCAGCGAGGTCAGCTGGGCGGTGGCCATGCCGACTCCGACGCCGTAGACGAACAGGCAGACCACCAGGTGCCACGCGGGGACGTTCCTCGAGATGAGCAGGGCCAGCGCGCCGACGGCCACGGTCTCCAGCGCGAGGCCGATCTGCACCACGGAGCGTTGGGACAGCTGGTCGGACAGTCGCGGCAGGACGCTGGAGATGAGGAAGGTGCCCATCGCCAGCGCGAGGATGATCCAGCCGGTCTGCAGAGCGGTGTAACCGAGCGCGCCCTGCAGGAGCAGCGGCAGGGTGAACAGCAGACCGAACTCGCCCAGCGCGACGATCAGAGCGGCGAGCATGCCCGCGCTGAACGTGGGGATGAGGAACAGCGTGAGGTCGACCAGCACCGGTTTGCCAGCGACTCGGCGGCGACGCTCGTGCAGTACGAAGAGCAGCAGGGACACCAGGCCCACGGCCAGCACGATCGGGACCGGCGAGATGGTGCCACTGTCGGTGCGCCACCACCCGTAGTTCCTGGACTCGATGAGCGCGAACACCGTGGCGCCCATGCCGACCATCGTGAGGATGATGGCCAGGTAGTCGCCGCTGGGCTGGGCGTTGGGGTCGCGGGTCTCGGGCAGCGATCGGACGATGCCGAACGCGACGAGGAGTCCGACGGGGATGTTGAGCCAGAACGCCCAGCGCCAGGACACGTCCGTGGCGAGCCAGCCGCCCAGCAGCGGGCCGATGGCCGCCATGCCGCCGATGGCCGAGCCGTAGACGGCGAACGCGATGACGCGTGCGCGACCGACGAACAGCGCGTTCATGCTCGACAGCGTGGTCGGCAGGATCATCGCGGCACCGACGCCCTGGACGAATCGCGCGCCGATCAGCATGTGCGCGTTCACCGCGAGGCCGGCGAAGACCGACGCGACCATGAACAGGATCAGGCCGATGAGGAACAGCAGCCGTCGGCCCTTCAGGTCCCCGATGCGGCCGACGGTGATGAGCAGCGCCGCGAACACGAGCGCGTAGACCGCGTTCATCCACTGCGCCTCGGTGGCCGTCATGTCGAGGTCCTCGATGACGACCGGCAGCGCCACGTTCACGATCGTGGCGTCCATGATGACGAGCGACACGCCGAAACCGATGGTGAGCAGCGC
This region includes:
- a CDS encoding TIGR03557 family F420-dependent LLM class oxidoreductase, coding for MSLSIGCTLMCEQSPPTKLVSYAQAAEEAGFPFAVMSDHFNPWLKEQGHSPNAWVTLGAVAQATQTLELMTYVTCPIGRYHPVVVAQQAATLGVLSEGRFSLGLGAGENLNEHVIGEGWDPVNVRHERFSEALQIINELFDGGYVNFVGDHYRVDSAKLWDLPESRVPIGVAVSGPQSIEVAAPWADFMIAVEPDGDAAMAFDEATRAKTPARKVGQLPISWDADADRAVTRAHEQFRWFAGGWKVNAELPGPSAFDAATQFVRPEDVADQIPCGNDIDALIEAVRPFADAGFTDLALIQIGDEGQDPFFEAAPDLLAALGEEFGA
- a CDS encoding GNAT family N-acetyltransferase, which gives rise to MSSIRLVTMDDAAELAALFATNRGFLAPWEPDREDDFFSTDGQRAVLEEALERHGQGLTYPHVILDASARIIGRINLGNVVLGPFQSCGVGYWVSQHANGRGHASAALQAIKNVAFADLGLHRIEAGTLAHNVRSQRVLEKNGFVRFGVAPAYLKIAGSWQDHTMFQALNPHHH
- a CDS encoding nuclear transport factor 2 family protein, with product MTSARADHVRALYQSFNDRDLDAVLAAMAPDVDWPNGWEGGRLAGRDEVGAYWERQWNEIRPTTIVRDIKDRSDGTVEARVRLVVRDPAGNVLERSEVTHAMSSWVPTSSA
- the hrpB gene encoding ATP-dependent helicase HrpB: MSDPLRSLLAAPPDLPVTAGLPALDEALRTSGIAVVHAPPGTGKTTLVPPAVANVVTGRVVVTQPSRIAARAAARRLAHLLGEQVGETVGYSVRGDRRTSRRTRVEVVTTGLLLRRIQHDPELVGVGAVVLDEVHERHLDADLTLALLVDIRTNLREDLALVAMSATIEAERTAALIGGAPVISVPGALHPVETVWCPLPPGSRRTDDRGITPAFHDHVAATVRRALAEHEGDVLVFVPGVAEVDATMRRLTSVDADVHPLHGRLSGAEQDRALTEGPRRRVIVSTAVAESSLTVPGVRVVVDAGFSREPRTDHRRGLASLVTVAVSRASAEQRAGRAGRLGPGAVLRCWSKAEHAHLAAHPEPEIATADLTAFTLEVACWGTDDVRDLALLDQPPEHAMSAARQVLLDLGAITEDGRATPRGRVIAGVPVDPRLARALIDGAGLVGTRRAAEVVAMLSEDVRAPGADLVAALRSLRGGHRAGAWRTQVTRLEAIAKEHGAHGRGAALTDDVAVGLVVALAHPDRIARKRSGSSSYLMTSGTGAALDQRDPGPLAGLEWLAIGDADRRSGQREARIRSAAPLTEDLALEAAGSLWTEVDEVSWTGGRVLARRRTLLGAIELSSVRLEDPPAEAVTAAIREALESEGIGLFTWSEAATALRARLDFLHRALGDPWPDVSDEALTQNLQSWLGPQLARVRSAQDLRRIDILGALRALLPWPEASRLDELAPERVEVPSGSVVRIDYSQEQPVLAVRLQEVFGWSSAPVLGGGRVPLLLHLLSPARRPAAITADLDSFWDTGYPAVRADLRGRYPKHSWPDDPRSAPATRRTNKPRPR
- a CDS encoding PaaI family thioesterase — its product is MTDTQHPFLSTIGAPTHEAADGKATLTMDAGSEHLNPAGTVHGGMLATLVDTTMGAAILSIVDDEVPATSQLTVTYLRPGKPGPLTVTATVRKRGDRLTICEAEIEQDGKSLVHALATFALKET
- a CDS encoding DEAD/DEAH box helicase, coding for MLDVPYGTQVDGAAWHPAVKTHLHVGRDLPAHLAPYSPGPYTLGRFIENSLNPDDATPSPEATGALEPRQLQYEAADAIAARAAAGGRQFLLADEPGVGKTISAVLGATAVGDLRGAQRVLVVADRPAAITIGHWCRTIGALGDGGLEWVVITWDRLEKVKDHTWDVIIADEAHALRRTTTKRWKHWARISGHGKPHDKAPFVIATTATPGHTPLELPYLAPAYAQVLDEPMKDWTSATQPGATFATALERHGVGVEHGRYGATWTTDPAQRAADLKLVRGWLNDEQPPAMLHRAAPWGPVPISGMPVTLTPTERSAYEAEWGEFCREMDIARRGRSVAKGRSALLRFRQKAGLIRVDSTVAWIAQQVEAERQVACSVEFVGTAADPIADRLRDSGIEVATIYGRDRFDVEAERLRFQTGQAKVCVFTTVASISLHAGETLADGRQASTEPRVGVFHQARFSGIAGRQVTGRTHRDHQVSPWHIAYAEGTVEEHVGKVMVERIAAASDTAGSDTTGLTELAELLGADWLPPTALTEDSP
- a CDS encoding GNAT family N-acetyltransferase, translated to MIAALTTDVLAACVSLYVDTFSAPPWNEPWKADDAAQRLGDFLATPRAHGVCLWDSEGELLGFALGHLERAGADDHFLLKEMCVRASEQRRGHGTLLLEALTAQLPDVRHWYLLTARDSSASAFYEKNGFRAAGRMGVFVRP
- a CDS encoding DNA gyrase subunit A, with product MRRHREPSHAEMLAQATDRLHIMQALDSALERWPEVSALAWEAESTEEFITQLGELLGIDETQATAVADLQLRRIPREQRAWIRAQVDEIKVELAHLRSTDPT
- a CDS encoding MFS transporter, giving the protein MTSPTSDAGPVMTRRDWAALLTIGFGVSLVIMDATIVNVALPVVIEDLDMTATEAQWMNAVYALVFAALLITVGRIGDLKGRRLLFLIGLILFMVASVFAGLAVNAHMLIGARFVQGVGAAMILPTTLSSMNALFVGRARVIAFAVYGSAIGGMAAIGPLLGGWLATDVSWRWAFWLNIPVGLLVAFGIVRSLPETRDPNAQPSGDYLAIILTMVGMGATVFALIESRNYGWWRTDSGTISPVPIVLAVGLVSLLLFVLHERRRRVAGKPVLVDLTLFLIPTFSAGMLAALIVALGEFGLLFTLPLLLQGALGYTALQTGWIILALAMGTFLISSVLPRLSDQLSQRSVVQIGLALETVAVGALALLISRNVPAWHLVVCLFVYGVGVGMATAQLTSLLLKDVPVDESGQASGLQSSARQLGSALGVAVLGGLLIANLGRTTEANLKALSLPGETVDKLTKAVADSAGIAIEGLQRQQGSTAIADAATDAMIHASQLTTGFAALALFIGLLATFRLPKSTDSEETPPAG